AGTCGACGTAGACCGTGACATCGCCGAACGACCCCGTGAGGTAGGCGAAGAGGTCGCCCGGACCGGACGCGCGGGTCGCACTGACGAGCACCGACGAGGAGCGGTCCGCACCCTCGGACCTGCCATCTCCTTCGACGCGCAGTCCGAGCCAGATGGCGTCGAGGGCGACGTTCTCGACGAGAGGGATGATCTCGGCTGCGTGCTTCACAGCGCTCTCGGCGAGTGCGATGTTCGGCACGTCGTCGCGCAGATTGGCGTCGAGGGCCTTCACGATGCCCTGTTGCTCGAGAAGCAGGTAGTTGGTGAACGCGATGTCCGCGTACACGATGTCGCGGACATCGCGGAGCGTCGGCTCGTGGCTGTGCGGGTCGGCTCCTGGGGGCACGAGAGACGTCACGCCGACGGCCGATCCGCCGACGTTGCCGACGAGGTCCGCGAGGATCTGCGTCGTCGCGACAATGCGCAGCGGGCCGCCGGGCGGGGGAATGTCGGATGCCGCGGCGCATCCGGTCAGCGCGACGAGAGTGCCGAGGAGGGCGGCACTGGTGGCGCGGTGGCGCAGACGCATGGGGGCTCCGGTTCGGGTCGATGGGGATGTGCGAGCGACCGTGTCGATGCTATACGTTAACGATAATCATTCTCATTACGGAAAGCCCGCGCTCCCCCCATGGCACCCACCCGATCGCTCGACCCTGCTCTTCGTCCGCCCCGCCGCTCCTTCATCAGGGTGATCGCTGCGGGAGTCGGTCTCACCCTCGGCATCGCGGGTGCCGCTGTCTCGGTCGTTCCGGCTGCGGCGGATGCGGCACGCGTCCCGCTCGCGGGAAGCGCGCCCATCGTGATCTCGCTCGCCGACGACGCTCTCGTGCTCGACGACTCTGCGGGAGACGACGTCGTGTATGCCGCCGGCGACGATGCGGGTCTCTCCTCGGCCGGGGTCGAGTGGTCGACGAGCGGCGTCAGCCTGGACACCGTGGCGCCGGAGCCGGACATCACGCTGCAGATTGTCGCGCTCGACGGTCCCGGCGATCTCGAGATCCTCGACGCGACCGGCGCGCCGCTCCTGCAGTCCGCGTCGAACGGGCGTGCCGAGGCCATCCTCGCCGCGGGCGAGAGCGGCTCCGGCACGTGGAGCTTCACCGAGCCGGGGGAGTACACGATCGCGCTCGAAGCCGCCGCGACGCTCGCGGACAGCGAGACCGTGGCATCCGAGCCGCGTACGTACCGCATCTTGGTCGTCGACCCCGCGGCGGTGCCGGTCGAACAGCCGGTCGAGGTGCAGCCCGCCGAGCCGTCTGCGCCCGTCGACCCCGCTGCGCAGGCGGCTCGACAGGCATCCATCTCTCCTCTGGCGGCATCGGCCGACGACGCAGACGTCGAGGCTTCCGTCGCCGCGACGGCGACGCCCATTCCGACGCCGTCGGCGACGCCGGAGGCCGAGCAGTGCATCGCGACGCCCGTGACGACGACGGTGCGCCCCGACAACGTCGGCGTCGTGTCGTCGGGACACCTCGATTTCGGTCCCGTCGTCGACGGAAGCGAGATGCGCGCCCTGTTCAAGGACGACCGCCAGTCGCCCGCGCAGTGGGTCGATCCGGGAACCATCGTCATCCACCTCGCCGACAATGCCTCCGTGCAGGCGCCCGGAGGAGACTTCGCTTTTCTCGGCGGCGGCACTGTGTGGCAGATCCCGCTGACGCAGGATCCGGGCATCCCGTGGCTCGGGTGGAACACGCAGCATCCCACGATCGCGGGACACACGAACGGCACGATCGCGCTGACACTCGACGGTGTCGACGGGCCTGGCGACCTCGTCGTGTACTCGCTCGACTCGTGGGGCGGCGTCGGCAACCGCTACTTCGGCACCGTCGACGGCTTCCCCCGCAGCACGGCGATCGAGGTCGGCGGCAGCGGCGTGCACGTCCACGGCATCTGGGCGTTCACGCAGCCCGGCGCCTACCACGTGACCCTCACCTTCTCGGGAGACGTCGACGGCCAGCAGCGTTCCGGGACGAGCGTGCTCACGTTCTTCATCGGATCGGGGGATGCCGCGTCCGCGGCGCGCGAGCAGACGGTCACGACCTACGTCGGACGCACCGCCGACGGCGAGGAGTGCACCGTCGCGCTCGCCGACACGGGGCTCGATGCCTCGACCGCCGACCTCGCCGGCCTCTCGGGAACCCTCGTCGTCGTGGGCCTCGCCCTCTTCGGCGCCGCCGCCCTCGCTCCTCGTCCCCGCCGCTCGCGCGCGTCCTGACCTCACCCCGGCCACAAGGCCACAACCCATAGAAAGGATGTCCCCGATGACATCTCTCCGTTCCCGTCCACGGTTGACCGTGGCAGCGGTCGCGGCGCTCGCCGTCGGAGCCTCCGTGCTCCTCGCAGCGCCCGCGCACGCCGACGATATCGCTGAACCGATCAGCTTCGACACGGGTCACATCGACACGTTCAACATCGCGGTGAATGACGACGGCAGCATCCGTCTGAATCTCCAGGAGGACGTGACCGGTTCGCACGTGCAGCGCACCCCCGAGTCGGTCGAGCTGGTCGTGAAGAACTCCGCGTACCAGGAGAACCTGCCGTCGGCCTACCTCCCCGTCGGGGCGCCGACGTCGCTGTGGTACCTGCCGCTGACGCAGGACCCCGATCTGCTGTGGCCGGGCTGGAACAGCCAGGGCGCCGCGGGCGCGTGGGGCGGTCAGTCCACCGTCGACATCGTCGTGAGCGACGTCGACGGTCCCGGTGACGTCTACCTCTGGTCGTCGGGCACGTTCGGCGACCCGCGGACGCTCCTCGCCGACGGCGCGTGGAAGTTCCCCGGGACCATCCGGCAGACCTTCCTCGCTCACTCGCACGCCAACTGGGGCTTCACGGCCGCGGGCACCTACAAGCTCACGGTGCAGGCGACGATCACGAGCGCCGATGGTGCGCGGACCTCGACGTCCGAGGTCGAGACCTACACGTTCGTCGTCCAGGGCGACGCGACGGAACAGCCGCCGACCGACGTGACGCTCGGCATCGAGAACGTGGGTGCGCACTACCACACGGGTGATGTCGCGTCTCTCCGGGCCGTGCCGTCGGAAGACGTCTCGGACCACTTCCACTGGTTCACGCGTGCATCTGCTGACGCGGAGTGGGAGGTCGTCAGCGGCGCCTTCAGCTCGACGTACGGCTTCATCGTGACGAGCGAGCAGCAGGTCAAGGCGGTCCTCTACGACGGCAACCACACCGCCATCGCCGAGAGCGCACCCGTCGACATCCACATCGACGACCACGGCAACACTCCGGGCGTCGGACCCGAGATCAACGTCTCCCTGCCCGCGAACGAGGGAGCCCTCGTCCTCAGCGTCAGCGCGGAGGGCGAGTCGACGACCCTCAGCGACCTCACGCTCAGCTCGACCGCCGACCGGTACGAGTCGACGGGGTCGCTCACGGGCATCACGGTCACCGACACCCGCGCAACGGCTCCCGGATGGTCGTCGTCGGGCCGTGTCCGCGCGCTCGCGAGCGTCGACGGGGGAGTCCTCGACGGCAAGTACCTCGGATGGACGCCGAAGGTCGTGAGCTCGTCGAGCGGCCAGACCGTCACCGCCGGTCCGGCCGTCGCTCCCGGCTTCGCCGCGGGCAACGGCATCAAGGGCTGGAGCGTCCTCGGCTCGGCACCCGCCGGTGCATCGGTCGGTACGGCCGTTCTCGGTGCGGACATCCGTGTCGAGGCGCCGACCACGATCGAGGTCGGCGACTACGCCGGCATCGTGCTCATCACCGTCATCTGACACCGAACGTGACGGGCGTCGCCGCGATCCGCGCGCGGCGCCCGTCACGCCGTGAGGACCTCATGAACGTCACCCGTCGCCTGTTCGCCGCCACCGTTTTCGGTGCCGGGATCGCCGTCATCGCCGCGGGCCCGGCCCTCGGGCTGGCGGCACCCGTCGACCCGAGCGACTCGGACTCGTCTCGGCAGACCTGGGCGGTCGTGCCCGCGTCGCCCGAGGGACCCGACGGGCGGGCCCAGCTCGAGTACGTCGCGCAGCCGGGAACGGCGGCAGTCGATCACGTCGCGGTACGCAACTTCGGCACGTCGCCGCTCACGGTCGAGCTCTACGCACAGGATGCCGCGACCACGAGCGACGGATCGTTCGACCTGCTCGCGGGCGATGAGACCTCGCGGGCGATCGGCAGCTGGATCGCGCTCGACACCGAGACGGTCACGATTGAGCCGCGGAGCGCCGTCGTCGTCCCGTTCACGATCGACATCCCCGCCGACGCCGAGCCCGGCGATCATGCGGGCGGCATCGTCGCGGTCAACGCCGTCGACGCCGCGAACGGCTCGTCGACCCAATACCGCGTCGGCACGCGGGTCTACACGCGCGTCGCGGGCGCCGTCGATCCCGCGCTGATCGTGGAGCGCATCGACGGGGCGTACGAGGCGCCGCTGTCCCCCTTCCCCGTGGGGACCGTCCCGATCGGTGCGACCCTCGTCAACACCGGCAACATCCGGCTCACGCCCGAGGCGGTCGTGCGTGCGACGTCGA
This genomic stretch from Microbacterium sp. SLBN-146 harbors:
- a CDS encoding TIGR03773 family transporter-associated surface protein, which gives rise to MAPTRSLDPALRPPRRSFIRVIAAGVGLTLGIAGAAVSVVPAAADAARVPLAGSAPIVISLADDALVLDDSAGDDVVYAAGDDAGLSSAGVEWSTSGVSLDTVAPEPDITLQIVALDGPGDLEILDATGAPLLQSASNGRAEAILAAGESGSGTWSFTEPGEYTIALEAAATLADSETVASEPRTYRILVVDPAAVPVEQPVEVQPAEPSAPVDPAAQAARQASISPLAASADDADVEASVAATATPIPTPSATPEAEQCIATPVTTTVRPDNVGVVSSGHLDFGPVVDGSEMRALFKDDRQSPAQWVDPGTIVIHLADNASVQAPGGDFAFLGGGTVWQIPLTQDPGIPWLGWNTQHPTIAGHTNGTIALTLDGVDGPGDLVVYSLDSWGGVGNRYFGTVDGFPRSTAIEVGGSGVHVHGIWAFTQPGAYHVTLTFSGDVDGQQRSGTSVLTFFIGSGDAASAAREQTVTTYVGRTADGEECTVALADTGLDASTADLAGLSGTLVVVGLALFGAAALAPRPRRSRAS
- a CDS encoding choice-of-anchor M domain-containing protein, with the translated sequence MTSLRSRPRLTVAAVAALAVGASVLLAAPAHADDIAEPISFDTGHIDTFNIAVNDDGSIRLNLQEDVTGSHVQRTPESVELVVKNSAYQENLPSAYLPVGAPTSLWYLPLTQDPDLLWPGWNSQGAAGAWGGQSTVDIVVSDVDGPGDVYLWSSGTFGDPRTLLADGAWKFPGTIRQTFLAHSHANWGFTAAGTYKLTVQATITSADGARTSTSEVETYTFVVQGDATEQPPTDVTLGIENVGAHYHTGDVASLRAVPSEDVSDHFHWFTRASADAEWEVVSGAFSSTYGFIVTSEQQVKAVLYDGNHTAIAESAPVDIHIDDHGNTPGVGPEINVSLPANEGALVLSVSAEGESTTLSDLTLSSTADRYESTGSLTGITVTDTRATAPGWSSSGRVRALASVDGGVLDGKYLGWTPKVVSSSSGQTVTAGPAVAPGFAAGNGIKGWSVLGSAPAGASVGTAVLGADIRVEAPTTIEVGDYAGIVLITVI
- a CDS encoding WxL protein peptidoglycan domain-containing protein — protein: MTGVAAIRARRPSRREDLMNVTRRLFAATVFGAGIAVIAAGPALGLAAPVDPSDSDSSRQTWAVVPASPEGPDGRAQLEYVAQPGTAAVDHVAVRNFGTSPLTVELYAQDAATTSDGSFDLLAGDETSRAIGSWIALDTETVTIEPRSAVVVPFTIDIPADAEPGDHAGGIVAVNAVDAANGSSTQYRVGTRVYTRVAGAVDPALIVERIDGAYEAPLSPFPVGTVPIGATLVNTGNIRLTPEAVVRATSIFGWWSAEVPLSGIPEILPDAATAASAVLDDVPALGPLWVTVEVPSVTSSGQELVESVRTESVTVIVWAVPWIALAAIALLLLAAVTAVINLRRRRRASVAPQDPLVVNDASGAL